The Drosophila innubila isolate TH190305 chromosome 2R unlocalized genomic scaffold, UK_Dinn_1.0 1_C_2R, whole genome shotgun sequence DNA window AGCGACACTGTTGCTGGCGGTGAACGAGGTGAAACCGCTGGTGGGCATGAAAAAATCCATCATTGAATAGTTGAGCATGGGCGCACCAAACGGACTGGCCATTTTGTgctgatggtgatgatgatgatgtcgaGCTGAGCCGCTGCTACCAACATTATTATGGCCAGCATGACgtcgactgctgctgcttgtggcGCCATTCGATTGTGAATAGCCATTGGCATCTGtaagatttaatattaaattagatATATAATAAATCTCAAACAATAAgtctgtacagtgtacacaccTCTGAAGAAGTCGGCAAAGGGCGAGTTGACGCCAAAGAATTCGCGGAATACATCCTCGGGGGGTCGGAACACAAACGGAAAGCCGCCCATTATGTCAAAGTCATCAAAGTCGTGTGTATAATGATGACGGGCATGTGAGCGGCTTTGTGCCCGATCCCCTAGGCCATCTTTGCCATACTCATCGTAAATGCGGCGTTTCTTCTCTGCAAATTCAGAAAATTCGGTTAGTAAAATGATTAAGAAGATTTTTATTAGTTGGTTTTAGTGGAAAACTTTCTGGCTGCGTTGGGTTAGACAAGGCCTAAACAATTGCTCATTATGacgctgatgatgatgctgttgctgataaTGATGATCATTGTGGGTGGTAGCTTTTCAGTTGCTGCTtatgcaaagaaaaaaaaaaaaaacaaatacaacaatgtCGTGCGCGTCAAGGTTATTATCAACTcagcaaaaaataagaaacaaataacaataaagaaaaaaacgaaacaaataacaataacctCAACGAAATGTGTCTTTTTACCAAAAAGTTTGTGAAACGGCGTGCCCTCGAACAAGTTGCGAAAGGTAAACGCCTGATAGCGATTCCCCCGCCTGCTGCCAGACCCCGTTCCCGTCCCCGTCCCATAGCTGggataataataatcatagtCATAGTCACGACTCGCCGATGAGGATGAATTCGATGCTGAGCCTCCGCTGCGATAGCGGGAATAGTAACCACTTGAGGAGCTGCTGTTGGCGCTGCTGCTCGCCGAGGATTTGTGCAGCGTGGCTCTAGCATCATAGATCCTTCGCTTACGAgctacatacacacatatatatatttatatgtatacaacaacaataacaacatattGTTTTATCTTATTCCCTAACTAATTGTTCCCTTATGGGCTATTCCCACTTACCATCAGACAGCACTTCATAGGCCTCGGATAATTCCCGAAAGCGTTTGTTTGCCTCCTCCAAATTGTCGGGATTCTTGTCAGGATGCCATTTCAGCGCCAATTTTCGATAGCTGCGAGTgcaagcaaatattttattaattatcaatttatttattattataaaataatagaaaagtgaaaaaatcagcgttctttatttattattgcttgCAATTTTAAAGAAGATTAATagctttataaatttaagaaaatattccaattttatttatatttaggagcttttaaccttttttttattaacagtATTTTACCTAttccttttttctttatataaatattttgaattctgGCTTTTTTTAAAAGTGTATACACTACggttaaaaaaactttaaaatcatAGTAAAGAATAGAAAAGTGACaacattaaacttaaaataactaagatgtaaaattaaatttgtaactttatAGTTACTAGGTAAAATATCAAGTTTAATACCAGATttcttctttaaaaaataaacaaggtAATCGATAACTTTTTGGGAAGACCATCTAAATAATCGATGTACGCATGCAATAATATTATCCAGCtttcaaatgcaattcaaAGCTCAGCGTAGAGCTTTCGCGCTCTTTAATTTCATTACACTTACGCCTTTTTGACTTCACCGTCGGTGGCAGTGCGAGCCACATCCAATACTTTGTAGTAGTCCaccattttgttgctgtgtggattgtgtgtgtgtgtggattttAGATAATCTGCTTCTTGATTGACTTCCTTTCAATTCAACTGCGTGCTAGTCCAAAATTTGCAATATAATCGAAACTCGTTCCACTAACTGTTCAAGCGCAACTGcaaaagacaaataaaaacaacgcACAAATTAGTAAAAAGTTAAGTAAAAAGAGAGTAGGGCTTCAAATACCGTTAAACAGGCagcttttaacaaaaaaaaaattatttaaatgttgttattactttttagtttttcttctTAATTGTTATTGCCGAAAAACAAGGCAATGCCTACTAGCCCGCTTcaaaaaagagcaacaacaaatagacaACAAAGTGCCAAAAGTACAATAACTACAaagtacatgtgtatgtatgtatgtatgtaaattcgTAGTGATTAAGCAAAGGCAGCACGATTTTTGCCTTAGTTTCGTTTTCTTGTCTCATTCGCTTTGCTGTTCTTCAGCCCCACATTTCGAGTTCAATGTCGTACGAAAACCTCATTCACATTATGCGCATCGCCCACACtcaaaccacacacacacacattgaattATACACGCGAGCTTTCGTCGCTGCGCGCATGTGTAGGGCGTTCAATGAGAGTTTCAAAAAAGCAGCGACAGTGactgcgacgtcgacgacgacTGCGCTGTCGTTCACGCGTgtgtaaatttgttattgttgtgtgtgCTTTGGCTTAACGCTACTCGCAATTGCTTTTGGCGATCATCTTTTGCCCTATTGTTTCTCACACACATTTTCGTGCATACTGCTcgctaatttcatttaatttgtattgttgacttttttgtgttggtttttgttgttggttgtcaTGCCGGCCCCTTGacacaattttcttttatttttatcaaataaaattacagaGCCAATACACTTATCACtcgtgttgttattgttgttgttgttgtaagctAATCTGTgtcaattgttgctgttgttgttgccacatgtTGCCAACGAAAGTGCGGCTACAAATTGGCCCCGCAGCTAAATGACAAACATTATTGCGGCACTTATTTAATTCGTATGTGACTGACCGATTCGttaaactgttgttgttgcacttatTACGATTATTATTTCAGACTAGGCCAAACTTTGAGAGCTTGTTATGTGTATtagtgtctgtctgtctctgtctgtgtgtgagtgtgggttTCTTGCCGGAGTTCTTATGGGCGTTCATTCAatcacataattaaatttgcgcgtctgtgtgtctgttttgttcttaaataatctagttgacatttatttattttttctaaatttttgatCTAATTTATGTGAACGTTTGCGATGCGTGTGCGTTcaagttataaaatttaataaattaaataaattccacGCATTTACGACAGCAAATTGTTTACCTAAATCTTCATACGatatacagttggtcaagaaagtgttttgaccaaaataaagtgcaaatagttttggtatttttttaatttcaagcaTAGTTAATTcgatgaaaattatttttcttgtttttaacaTGTTCGAAttatataagaaattatacaattatataagaaatataataaaaatccataaacaaaatatatattttttggaagataaattgagtaaattttttatttagtcaaaacacattcttgactaactgtgtgtgtataaaaagAACGAGAGTACATATacgtatctctctctctctgtctctctctctctctctctgtcagaGTGAGCTGAACGCACCTGACAAATCATTCATTGAAAACAATcagttaattgaatatttatgagAGTTTGCTTAATGGAATgctgtaattatatttatcgTGACTTTCATAAAAGCTTTGCGCTCAATGGCtttaattgagttttaaataacttttaaaataaatagtaatattATACCATAAACAgaagcttttatttaataattttcataatttttttcatatactcattaaaaaaaatatataaaattattttcattgcatacttttgggagcAACCCCAAAAAGAACACTCTTATTTCTGTTGTGTTTTCTGTTTGTAGTATTCTATATGAACCCATCCGTATGCTATCATATCATATTCAACAAGGACTTATTGCATAAATCATTTGTAaaagatttcaaaatatttaatgttctTATCTTCTGTGTACAAAGTGAATCATTCACAAGTAATACtgctttttgcatttatttttgctgcatTCTTACTGATAATAAAAGTGTTGCAAGCAGATAAAAGATAAAATCAAAGCCCAGGTTCCACCGAGATTTGAACTCGGATCGCTGGATTCAGAGTCCAGAGTGCTAACCATTACACCATGGAACCAACTTGCCCAGTTTGACTAACTTGGCCCATTTCAGGCAGAGAGCTACGCACTGCGCATGCTGCAATTAAGAGAAAGTGAAAGAGATGGCCAATTCAGCTGTTTGAATTTTGTCAGTTACCAACAGTTGAGGGCCAATGGTTCAGGGCATTGAGAACAAGACGCCAAAACGAAAGGTCGCGAGTTCAAAGCgtgtaaacaaacaattaaatttggctaaatttttgatgataattctatttttatttttctgttaaatatgcatatttttcaaGGTCATAAATGCGACGCCTTCAAGCCAAAATGTAAACTGAATTTGCTGCAACACGAGAGTGTTGTATAATCCAAATGTATTTCTCATTTTCCAACTAAACATATTCGCCATTTAAATAGTACAAGTATATAGGCACTCATTTAAgtctgtatatataaatataaatttattatatactaACTATATACCTGTTGACATATTCGGCAAATTCTAGGTCGTAGGTGTAGCAACTTGTAGCATTGTCTAAAAGCAGCAaatgacgacgacaacgacaacggcgaCAACGTTGTCGAACGACTCGCTTTTTGTTGTCGGCCTGGCCTGGCCAGACTTTCCGCTGTATGACACACTCGTCTCGCCGGTCGTTCGTCGCACGTCAGCAAGTGAGTGGGGAGATACCGAGAGACAGAGGAGAGACGGAGACAAAGGTAGAGATTGTTGGTGAGAGGGAGACGCTGACGTCTAAAGAGTAGACCTACTGGTGACTTGGATTTCACAGATGCTGACTCAAATCTCAGCAAATCTTACGACTagttgactgactgactatcTCATCGAATTGACACTTGCCTTCATTCTGTTCACCAAACGTCCGCCCGTTGAGTGGGCGTGGTGTTGGCATTTAAGGCATTTGCTAGTTTATTGCTTGTTTGCCGGCAAGAGGAGAGAATAAAAATTCCAGACAGTGGATAATACCCTACAAAAGTTACATTCGAGAGTTATAGAGATGACAAGgataaatgcaataattatcaaaaaaaaagtgtgctCTTTCATCAGCATAAATCAATAATTGTTGATAGTTAAAATTTTGGTTAGATTATCAGCTATCAACaatatagtaattttataGGCAAAGtcgtttaaattaaattaaagttatgatttatttaaatattacaactgtattaattttaagaaaaatagcTAAACACACTTTtcgtcaaattaaaaaaatgaagcttagtaaatattttcatttaaaatattttatttattttaatttccatatTAGCCAgatctatttttgtttttcttaaattgagatcgaattatatttttattacgtttttttaattgataacaaagcttaaaaacagtaaaatagtttttttatagATCACAGCCACAACATGTAGGCATATTGATTGTAAAAAACTGCAGAAAGATCAGTAAaatatctattaattttttattatcgatTTGGTGCTGCTGAACGCATCTAGAGTAACGAGTGCGATTCTCATGCTTCAATCAAgtttcacaaaataaaagatagaCTTATCGTTGCAACTTCATTGGGCTTTTCACTATTTTGATACTGTCTATCAACGTCTCTTATCTTAGCTGTTAGACTTTGCTATCCAACGactttttatgtatataggGTATTTGAGCAACAAAACTCAGTGCGCTTGCACTGCCTACGCAATGGTGGGCATCAAACCTGAAACCGCTCCAAAAATTATgtatgtggttgttgttgctgttgttcatgTGGCTGCTTGTGGCTTGCAGagttgttgcggttgctgttgttgttgcttatgcAAATTACATCAGCATCGTTCGATAGACACAAATACCGTATACACGCACTTGGCCACTGTGAAGTTTTTCACACTTTCCTTTTGGCTGTTATAATTGTTGCAAcatgtttgtttataaacgttgttgcctgttgcccGCTCGTACGCactcaattaaattgtaattgtgtCGCTGTTGCATTGATAAACAAACATGACACGACACAATCAGCTGTGTGTAACAATTGATGAACGCGaataaacacacaacaaagcaaaagaagaagaagaagcagtagCAGCAAGCAGAAGATGTCGAaaaagaggaggaggagaggCAACAGTTGGTTGCGTGTTAATTACATGCTCTGCGTGCTGAGCCACTTTGTTGATTGATTTTCTTCGTctaacagttgttgttgtcgctgttgttgctcatttTGCCATAACCTACTTCTTGTGCAAATGCAACAGATacactcagacacacacacatacacatgcacttATACAACgacaaaatgaaaactgaTAGGccgcaaagcaaagcaaaacgcGCGATAAGAAAACGTTGCGCATTTATACTCATACTAAGTATATTCGTATGAGGCGCTTAAGGAAAGTCAcgcaagcaaaagcaacaacaactgtcgaCGCTGCCGTTGGCGTCggcgtcgcagcagcagcagcagcgatgcGGGCAGTGtagtaaataaacaacaactcaCACTTTGCATTAGCCAGCGAAAACGTTTCTGGCaatcgttgttgtcgttatactagttgtcgttgtcgtagttattgttgttattatttttgttggttgCACAAACatcataaacaaataaatgtgtgtaacaacaattaaaatcaaaactctgctatattataataaacgCGCACGTACGCGACAATGAATCGTTTAGAACTGAAAGCACAGATCCCGTTGCCCAAGCAGCTGACGACGCGatgcgacgcgacgcgacgacACAGCGTTGCCATATGTGGGAGAGCAAACACAtcaagagagagtgagtgacagcgagagagtgaaagagagtaAACTTGAGCAATGGATGCGTCGACGCTGGCGCCGTTTactttaattctgcattctgctctgattgttgttattgctgaaCTCAAGCGGAAGTAATTACGCGAATTCTTGCAGTATTTGATTTTATCATTCCATCAATCGAAGCTTATCAGTGTCACAAACAAAAGCTCGATGACGCGCAGATCACTCAATtcaatatgttgttgttgtttttgttgtattctCTGGTTTTTACCCCCTTTTCTAAGAAGATACCAATGTGATTCATAGCCTTCAACGGAAATTCGCTATTAGTTATAATACTTACTAGCTTTTTggcaaataatacaaatgcacacatatacaaatattgattatgaattcgttttaaataaatatatgaattttattgcCAAAGTTTATGTGAACGCTGCctgtttctgcttcttcttcccCTACTGAGGCGGCAGAGcgcagcaacaaattgttaagacaacaaatttgaatatttaattttagcactCACACTAAGCTCATAGGTGAGGTGTGCGAGATTCAGACGCAAGGTGGCGGACGGCCAAGCAGCGGGTGAGTCGTTGACGCCGTCGCACAGTGAAGCgaaaacaaacgaaaattACTTCAAAATGCCTAAACATGAAACTATCTAAAATAGTtaagaataatatattttaatagatatttaTGTCTAAAATATCTATTgattgtaatatatatttaatacttttttatgcatactttaaaaatacggaaaattatttaaatataaaacagatATCTATAAAGTGTTACAATCACGACCTGCCTCATTTCATTCACAAGTTTTAAGACATACATTTTAACAATACTCGTCCCACTGTGCGGCTCACACAGCAGGTGGTGATGATTTTTGACCAGTGAGAAAATCGTGCAAAATTTTCAGAgtttataaattgtacattttatatatacaataataaatatatgccggtgtgtgtgtgtgtgtttttgtggttatttttaattttgcggaaaaatgaaaatttataaaaagaaaatacaaattaatatgtgCACATGTATAAAAATACTCAGCGTGAACTAGAGCAACTAGTAGATACCCAGTAAGAATACGAAGAGTTGTCTATAATTAtagacattttaattaattataataattattaatattaataattattataatattaatttattattttgggtTTTTTATGTAGAAACCAAAAAAGTGGAAAGACCAGGATTAGTACATAATAACTATGACATCGATATACCCCACgcatatttttacaaatcGGCAAGAGGGTGAGAAAAGAGCAAACGCTGATAAATATTACGgaagaaataagaaaataatggTACTCACCGGCAACGCTGCCAATTGAAATGTTGTTGAGGGGGAATGCACGGAATTGGAACAGCGGTAAGTGgcaataattacaaaaaaaaaaagaagaggaaCAGCCCAAAATACCACAAATTAATGGCACGATGcaagaaaacaaattgcaatggAAAGTGGATAGGAGGCGGGGCGAGGTGGGCGTGGTATGTGGCCAAAAGAGAACAAAAGATGAGGAAAGCGAAAAGTGGAAACGCGCCAAATTGCACAATCTGTGAAAAAGCACAATGCAATGCCATGaaaccataataataatataataacaacctacagcaacatcgacaacaacaataagattAACAACAATCGAGACCTAGAAATAGACACGTGGGCGTGGGAATGTATCTATTTTTAAGATACGCCTcgacaacaaacaacagcttttcattttcaatttctttcttcttttttctttgtctgtctatattttgttgatttctgtaaaagttacaacaacaacaacaacagctgattCATCATACTATTGAGTGTAAGCAGCTGGCAATTCAGTTCGATTTGAATCAGTTTGAAGTAGTTTTTGAAACTTTTGTAATTGTAGCACAGGGCGCTCCTAACGCTAGGGGGAGTCCCTCTCcccttttttatgtttatctcCCCCGTCTCGCTCTTTCGCTTGCGGGTGGCGGCTTCTAATCAACTTGCTGGAGCGTTCAGTTCCAgcgcataaattaaatcaattcaatgtaaatttcgaaattgcctgtaaaatttttgtgggttttctgtattttttcattgttgtttttcgttagtattttttgtttttgttttttgagaatgTTCTTTCTGGGTTGGGCTGCGGTCATGTGGTTTGTCAGCAGAATTACATGGGATTTAGCTAAGCTTTAATGCCATTAAAAGTGACACGCCCTGATTAAGGGCAATGCTATGTTGGAGTTTCAAAATAGATTGGGTTGTAGAATGCAACTATAGGATTAAACATtagaaaaataagtttttgagcagtcattttattttactgaCCTTATGAAAtcacaataaaaaatacaacaattataatcaatttatgttaataaattaatttttgcattcttaatttttgttcttaaCTTTAATGACTGTATTTAAtacattcatttttattttaatacttaaaacaTACTTGGCAAAAATAGATTTACGATTGagtaagaaattaattaaaaaacaactatgcacacaaattcaatttcccGAGGTAAAGTTATAATAGTGTTGGTAAGCTTTAATATGCAGGTCAAAACAATGAGCTTGAAAGCTTACAAATAAGCATGTGAATCGTATCCATGTGAAAGTATAACTGCTATACtatatagaatatttaaatatggaGTTACAAAACAGTTGATTTAtgttaagaaaacaaattaaagctcTTCCTcatacaataattaattatttacgaATGCctaatgaatttttataaaattcaagttaaaaaaaaccgCCAGATTCCAAGAAATTTCATTTCGACTTTATCTTGATCTGCATGAAAAATTAGCCATATAAATGATTGCCGACAGGGGCGAAGTTCAAGCGCACTTCTCTGTCGCTTCTCGCGATCTTCTTTGCTTCTCtacttatgtatgtttgatCTAATCTAATCAAGGCTTGCAAAAAAAGCTCCCGGATCATGTGAAGGGGGGGAGTCGAGTGACAACCAATTGTGCGGGTGTAATGATGACGATGTCGATGCTGTGGCTGGAGAGTCATGCGCccataaatactaaaatacgGCAAAGAACTAAATAAGGCAAAGTCAGCTTTTGTTGCCGACTGACGGACTGACGACCGACGGCGGTCACATAAAAACTACCCACCATCAATCGCAGCAATGCGATCATATAAAACCTGTAGCTAAAGATCAACTACCCAGGCAGTCAGACAGTTAgtcagacaaacagacaggcAGGCAGGCGGATGATGATCTCAATGAAGACATTTTTTATTGCGTTTCTGATTTGTGAAATCGTCTCAGCGACTCTAAACAAActtccttcttcttcttctttcgaTCAATCCACCCAACGCTGTCTGATGATCATTGCGGGTTCACTTGACTCCTCTCTGTTGCAAGTCTTCTCATCTTCATCTGCCTTTGGATAAGATGACGCTCCATAATTTTGGCAGGCGATGACGCTCACGATCACGATATAAACGCCGTGTGCTGCTGTCGTTGCAACTTGACTACTGTGCTGACACACACAGAGTCAAGTCTCAGTCTAAGTCCCAGTCCAAGTCTGAATCTAAGTCCACACGGTGGCCGTATCCGCATCTAGATCAAGTCCAATCCGGCCGCAGGCTGAGCATGGACAATAAGCgtttttttagaaaaagaaGTCAAGCGCTGTTGcactctttgttgttgttgcactagATAAAACCTAGGCTACCAACATTCACTACAGCATTGTTGCAAATACCCTGCACATGCATGCTAGGGTATATTTACTGCATAGTTTGTTTTGTAACATGcttgaaaacaaaagaaatataacTCTATTCTAGTGATGACAATCCTAACCAAATGATGACAATCCCATAATGGATTTTAGACATCAAATTGTCGATTCAtcagtaaaacaaaaaagactTGTCGAGTggtttataaatgtttaaagtaAGCTTTTacgctttaaaatatttcacaaataCTATaagtattcaaataataattttaaaaattcttcaacTTATCctttacaaattgttttatttcttatacttattacagggtatcacaTCCAATATCTATCATTTTTTCGTTGTTATGCTTGCTGTCGGGTTGTGCACCCGTTTGTTGCATTGACAATGAA harbors:
- the LOC117783587 gene encoding dnaJ homolog subfamily B member 6 isoform X1, with amino-acid sequence MVDYYKVLDVARTATDGEVKKAYRKLALKWHPDKNPDNLEEANKRFRELSEAYEVLSDEKKRRIYDEYGKDGLGDRAQSRSHARHHYTHDFDDFDIMGGFPFVFRPPEDVFREFFGVNSPFADFFRDANGYSQSNGATSSSSRRHAGHNNVGSSGSARHHHHHHQHKMASPFGAPMLNYSMMDFFMPTSGFTSFTASNSVAGGHHSNGAVKRTSTSTVFVNGKKLLTKRVVENGKETVFSYENDVLKSKTVNGVSQKLSSIAN
- the LOC117783587 gene encoding dnaJ homolog subfamily B member 6 isoform X2, encoding MVDYYKVLDVARTATDGEVKKAYRKLALKWHPDKNPDNLEEANKRFRELSEAYEVLSDARKRRIYDARATLHKSSASSSANSSSSSGYYSRYRSGGSASNSSSSASRDYDYDYYYPSYGTGTGTGSGSRRGNRYQAFTFRNLFEGTPFHKLFGKKTHFVEVIVICFVFFFIVICFLFFAELIITLTRTTLLYLFFFFFFA